In Enoplosus armatus isolate fEnoArm2 chromosome 16, fEnoArm2.hap1, whole genome shotgun sequence, the genomic window TGGTGTAATTGCCAAAGTAGAAGATTTTCTGGTAAATAACAGGTTGCCTTTCATCCAGTCTGCTCTTGCAACAGCTTGCAGACATTCATGGGGGGTGACGTTGCAAGGCATGATGGGGCTGCAGCCAAACGGCACAACAGGCAGCGCTTGCACACAGAGAACTGTCGACTCTTTTGCATTTGTTCTTAAGTTATGGGAGCTTTTGAAACCCTATAATGATGCCTTTGGCCAGGCTATGCTTTGTTTATGCACAGCGGGGACTCACTGAAAATGAGCACAGGCAGCCTTTTAAAGGCTCACACACCAAAAAACGGTACTTGCCAACATCAGATTACTTCAGAACTACATACTTAGCTTACTGAGCTGATTGGAGCAAACCTCtgtgagggaagaaaagaaaatgccgTATAATGTATATTTCAAGTCGTTAACTACAAAAGGGGACAAAAGGGATCTGTCTCTAGCACAGAGGGAGGCATTGAGAAGTTGATATAAAGCCCTCGGGCCATGTGGGTTATGCTCGCAGAAGGAATGCATCATACATGCAAGCACTCACGCACATACTCGCCTACCTCCCGGCCCTAACGGTACCCccaacccacaaacacacacacatttgtagacagaaaaactgaacaaaatagACTCCAATTTAATTAAGTCCCAGCAATAGCCGCAGGGCACAAGTCAGAAATTGGACAATGGAATGTACAATTCTATACAGATAAAATCTAGTTCATCGACACTGATGGGCAACAatctccagacacacacacaacaaggtCCACACTGTGTAGTACTATTTTGGAGCTGAGACAGATTAAAAGCATCTGAGAATTTTCAGTGGAAACAGTCAGATTGTTTCAGTGTGACCGTTGGGTTTTATTTGTTGGCATTTCAGTGATCTGCATCTGGTTACAGTTGATAATTTACAAGTGATTCTCAGGGTATTTAACTGTGTGTAGTTTGCAACCAAAGACAGCATCATGTGTGCTCTCCGTTTAGCTTCTTTTATCTGGTGTAAAGTGTGTCAACCAGTAAAACCACCTGCTACAAACTGGTTCAAACAGACACTGATGGTGAATATCAACCAGTTACTTTATAAAAGAGGtctttaaatgatgaaaattATAACTTTTTTCAAGGTGCAATCATCCATTATGCCATTAATTTCTAATTTCCTGAAGCACATCTGATCAATATCTAATCTGAAAGACATGCCACTGAATGAGACTGCTGAATAGCGGGTTATTATGATTGATGTTCAGATCATGTTTGCTGGAAATGAGGGTGTCAGATCAGAGTTCAGACTCATCCAACACATATCCTAAACaagagacacacattttttgagCATCTCTAACATCACAAATGCAGACAATTGATCGTGTGTGAAAGTGGTCCGTGCATCCCTTTCAGTCCCTCATAGTCCTTCTCAAGTTCTACATTTTTAAGCCCTTTTTCCTCAAGTCCTCTTTGGCTTCTTTTAtctgctcctgcagctccttcgCTGCCTCATCACAGTCATTGAAGGTGGCCACCCTGTATCCCACCGTGGCCAGGGAGTAGCAGCCGAATGAAATCAGTAGATAGAGAGGCACCGGCCAGGCAACCTCTCTGTAGGTGTGCGGCAGGCTCAGATCCAACAGGTCGAAAGTGACCAAAGCCCAGACTGCGCCCACCACCGACACACCAAACAACCACTCCAGAAGTTTTGTCATGATGCGAGCTGCCGCGGGGACTTCAGGTGAGCAGCCGGAAAACAACCTGACAGAGAAACGAAACGTTAAAAAGCTATTCAttcaattagcttagctttagcACAACGAAGTAGCACCGTGTTAGATATCTAGCTACAACACACGAGGAAGACAAACAGCCGGTGGGCGATAGACATTAAACAGTCATACAAAAGCAACTGATTCAATTCAAGTATTCATTCGTTTAAGAGGCATTTCATTTAATAATCTGTTTTAGAAGAAATAATCCGACGTGTTTACCTCCTCTCAAACGCCACCTCAGCTCTGCGCAGATTTATGACGTAAACCGTGGCGacttatgggaaatgtagttacTGTCACGTTACTGTAGAAATCCCAACAAATCAACTGAATTATTGGTAATTTTCTTGTTAATATTTGTAAATGTCatattattagaaaaaaaactcttattAAAACCTTTCATCATTATCAAGATGTATTCTTTATAGACTTCAAATCTCAAATACTATCTTTGAGATCTATTGAAAACCAAGAGATCGTaatgtttttcacttgttttacatgttttgatAATTATCTTATGTATGTTAACCCaagtatttatttacatattattaatttattatatttaaatgttttacaaattaTATATTCTATTACTAATACATCCTTGATGTAATGGTGTACTGATTcatattatattctatatttccTATTTTGTTGTAGTTATCagccactgttttttttttatacttctCAATAAATCTCAATCTTGCTGCtatctgtgtttttcattaaacGATTGCTTAGACTGTTGTCTGATATATTTACAACACCAATACCTTGtcagttgagagagagaaaaaacaatttgtttcaACTGAGTCTTTAATGAGCCCCCAGTCAGGCTTTTTAACACACATTAGACCTCtaactgtttctgtgtgtcatcCTCTTAATTTAGAAAAGCCATTTTGAAAATTACTACCATTAGCACGCGCTGAAAGCTATCCATAAATACTAATGTTATTCCAAACTGAGGAATCCAACAACAATTTCATTAGGGGCCGCTGGGAACATCCTGGTGTTTGATCTCACTGTCTCTGTAGGTGCTATGGGACACGTCCGTTCATTCAGGGTGGTGAACTGTCCAGGTGCAGAGGGCACAGACCTCTCCAGGGTGAAATCAGGAGGAGTGGGAGAAGTAAACATCATTCAGTTAGCTGGGAAGAGGGACACACTAAAAATCCACTGAGAAATAAACATCATTCTTTGGCAAAAAATGGAGAGTTATTCTTAGGACGGTggtgtttatgtctgtctgcACCAGTGTTAATAGTGTAAGTGACGATTTGCGCGCCTGCCAGAGGGGTAAAGCCAGTTTCTTCTGTTTATGGAGACTGTTATATTCAAGACTGGAAGACAGTCAGGGTCTATGTGTAATCCTGAAATCAACAATTATGTTTTTGCGAGTTTGCAATGTAGTTTGAGGATGCTTTATCTTGTGAATGGCTTTGTAAAACAGCCATGATGTATGCTATGGCCAaaatgtctgtgcatgtttatTGCATTTGATTTTCCTAACAAGGAGGTGCAACACAAGGAGCTGCAGTTAATGcttactttcattattgattaatatgttGACTAtgaagatattcaatttacaataaaatagagaaaagcagcagatcctaACATTTGaaacttttaaatatttggCTTTcatttgcttgataaattacttaaatgattgattgactatcaaaatgtataatataataacataatgcCTATGTGCAAATTTGTCTTGTATGTAgtggtaaataaaaaagaatcttcagaatcaaatcaaataatactATTTTTGAATGAAATCCTTTGTTCTTGCAAATTGAAACAGCCTGGACCTACTTGCTTCACTTGATAAGATGTGATATGATACATGTCAGAGAGTGAAGGTCAGGTTACTCCATTGCCTTGATAGAATAAACTGAATCCAGGTAGGATTACCCATGACATGCTGCATCATTACATACATCATAGCGTGTGCTGTGTCCTGCCTGTGTTGCAACGGCAAGAGCAGCAGTGTGAGCGTGTGGGACGCACAGTGGGAACAGTCGAGCTGGCTTTTCTCAGTGTATCTCCCTGCCAGCTCCTGTTCCGTTCCAGTACTCAGGAAACCTGTGCTCCAGCCGAGAAGGCCTggcagacacaacacaacagcctgCGAGCAGGAGGGGCATTGAAACAGGAGAGAATTAGAGAGAGTCATAGATAGAAAGAAAGGACAAGAGAGAGGGACATGCAgagtgagataaaaaaaaaaggagacagggATGTAGGGAACCAGAGTGAGAGAAGGGGTGAAGCAGTTACTTTCTATAaagaaccagagagagagagagagagagagagagcgccaggaatgaaaagaaagggTGACTGAGTATGTGGACGAAAGAGGAGAGggcaaaagagcaaaagaggagaggagggaggggagggagcaGACAGGGGAGAGAGGTTTAGACAGGGGGGGTGAAATCAGGGGATTTGCAGGTGCAGCTTGAACAACCAATGACCTTAATGGTGCATTAAATCCAGCTGTTGCTTATCCAGACTTTTCTTCAATCCCCCTAACACCTTCAGCTGCGCAATAGCCTGTGTGCAGCACCTTGGTTCCCACAACAGAGAGTCAGTATAGCAGTGTAGGCAGAAacaatgaggggaaaaaagcacaaagacGGTATGTGAGAGGGATTGGTCGAGACAGGGCGATGGCAGAGGAGATACTTGATCCTCAAGTGCAGAAATAGGAGTGACTGTGTGATTCCATCCAGAAAGCAAAGATAAGGGGCATagataaaacaggaaaagtgGTAATGGAGAGTTGTGTTGACTCTATCTCTCCGGCTTTGTCAATATTAGTAGAATGAAAGGTCCAGATAAGAATGTGTGCCGCTAAAGAGCTATACAGGGATCAAGATTTAGCTAGATGATAATTGCGTAATATCTCAAGTGTGTGAAGCAAGAGccggagaggcagagaaaaccaggctgaaggagggaaagagaaagagcatgTACTGTCAGAATGCTGTTCAAGATAACAATAGAGCTGGGACTCAAAAACAGGAACCCTCTGTTTCCTGAGCTGGAGACCATAGCTGTGTGTTATGTTGTcattagatgtgtgtgtgtgtgtgtgtgtgtgtgtgtgtgtgtgtgtgtgtgtgtgtgtgtgtgtgagagtgtgtgtgtgtgtgtgtgtgtatgtgtttgggaAAAGGAAAGAGTGACTAAAAATGTGTCATGATGTCCAGGTTCCGGGGATATCGCTGGTGGAGGAGCGAGAACTGATACTCCTGACAAGGAGAGATGAATCCGGCAAAACGAGCCGAAATCTTTAAAGCTGCGGGTTATGAAGGCTATGAAATTTTGGTTCTGGAAGGAATCAAATTCACTCAATTGAAGCTAAAAGCCAGACCAATCAGCAAACTATTAGGAGTGGTTTAAGGAATGAGGCAGTCTCTCAAAGCTCATTACCTCAAACTTAGTCAGAAACTGATTCCAGTTGAATCAGGAGAAGTTTTATAATGTAGCCACAAGAAATTCCATGAttttcttgttggaaagtcagAAGAATTGACCAGTAATAGAGCTCTTTTGACTTGAGTCCAATTCAAGTCTCATGCCAAGTCTATGCCAAATCTCACCTCTCGTCAAACcaagttttttttggttgttttttagGAGAAAACTTTTGTTAAAAGCCTTGTTTTGTCAGGCATAATGGTTTAAAACCTTCACCAAGGcaggaataataaaaatagattgATTACACCTGGTTTTCTATAGACACCAGAAGTAAACATTATTCCATCACATAATGAAAGGGCCATTTAGTATAAAGAAAGCAATCACAATTATATCGCAAGCAAGCAAGTCGTTTGCTCTCCCAAtcaagtgtttgtgttgtctccTTGAAGGAGAGCACTCATTAATCTATTCTACTTCCAACTTGAAGTGGCACCTGTCTCTTGCAAATTCCTTTGGTGCCGGGACAGACCATATTGAGTGAAGCAGAGTTTGTGGGATGACTTTGCAAGTTTAAGAACAGGCTCCTCAGACAGGTGAGGTGACCATGAATCAAAGTAGATGCATCGGGGTGGAGAGCCCCATGATACAGCTCATCAGGGGTCCCCGAATTCAAAGCAGGGCTGCTGAAGTTTTTGACGTTGATAAGCAGACTGCTCATAAATATCCTTGAGCCCAGATCATTTAGTGACTGGGAGAGTCTGTATTAAATGGCCGAGATAATAGTTGTGAGACCCCTGCGCCACTTAGGGCCTACTTAATGAAGTCTTGGGCTACTCAAGTGGGTGTAAGGTCAGAATGTGGTCAAGTGTGACCAGTCTGAACCATGTGAGAATAGCACTTGTCTTGCCCTTGGTGCCCCGAGTAAAGACACACAcctgtttcagctgctgctgtgacggctgcagtgaaacagcagaggaatGCTCCCCCCCTtcatcccctctttctctccctccacgCTCTCAATGCTGTCCTAATGAATCTCATCACACGGCCTCTGTTTGTCCCACTAGTGCTTTGTTTGTTGACCTTTATAAGACGTCATTACTTATTATCTTCATGGGTTGTGTAATTCTGCCCCACAACACAACCCCCTCAACCACATCCACGGCCCACaatatgtggatgtgtgtgtctgatcaAATGCTTCTTGTCAGTGTAACAGCCATTAACAATGAGCAACGGGCATAAGCTTGATGatgtccccctcctccctctatcTATCCTCTCCCCTCACCCTATAACACAATGTCCTTTAGCATTACTATTATTGACAGTGGAACTAATTGGCACATGGTTATGAAAGTTCCCCCCGGGCCATTTTAAATTGGACTGCACAATTTCCTTCAACATCTGATAGGCGAGTCGGCGCACGGGACCTGAGGAGGCATTgattataaatgtattaatgtggGTCAGTGCTGTGTACTCAGCAAGGGGCGGATGATGTAGGGCTGCATGTCTAGACTGGAATACACTGATcacattttgtgtttacatAATGGATGGTAATGGCAGGAAGAGGGGAATTCTGTCCAGTAGTTTTCTCTGCTCCCTGCATCGTTTTCCATGATAGATCTGTTGCACACAGCGTCTTAAGGAGAAGTAGCTGCAGTATAggtgaaataaaactgattgCTAACCGTACACAACTGTAAACCACCAGGAAGGCAACATACCTCTTGCCAATACTACATTGATTTCGGGGTTGACATTGCACACTTTATCGACTCATTTCACTGATATAATGAAGGGGCTCTGGAGAAACTAGGGCATGTATTAAATAGCCAAACACGGCAAACTGAACGTGAAGTTACACACATAAACTCATTAAGTCCAGTCGATGAATGCGAGCATCACTGCCTGCATATGAAATATTCCCTTTGGTCTCTCATTATATAGACAGTGTCCTTTCTTGCTCCACCACATTAGGTCCGACGTTCAGGGCTGAAGTCATGTTGCTTTGCATTGTCAGAGAAATCACGTGGGTTCACTCGGCTGGGCACACATCAATATGCTGTCAATTGATTCCATGGACTAACCACAGTGCAGTTTGCATTTAAACAAGCTACAGAATTAAATTATTGTGCAGTATGTCACATATAATCAATAACTGTCACTTGAAAGGTGCAGCCacttatttatttcacaattaCAGATCAATTTTGGAACTGAATTCACACAAATGCAATGAACATTTGTCGATGCCATTGTGACTGCCATTGACTTTATGTTGAAAATGCAAAAGGTCAAGGATTCAAGGATTCAAGGATTATGGATTTGCGGAGGGCAGTGGGTAATACCCTGAAAGCTGATTGTGGTCGCCTCGGACAGGCGTGGCTGTCTGCCATTGCCTGTAAATGAAGTTGATTAGGTGagactgctgctctgtggtcCTGTCTATCTCCTGCTCTGGACACTAGCCATATTGTCCCCCCACCCCGCGCATTCCACCCAAAGACTACGACTGCTTGACCTCTCAGAAATCTGACCCTGAGGCTCCTAGCTGCTCCCCCAGGCACCTGCCAACCTTTCACCCCTTCACTGGGTGAGCATctggagggtgaggagggagagacgagGAGGCCATGGGTTGTTGTGAAGTATTGACATGGTAACAGATAGGGACCACGGAGTTGTCAGACTTCAGAGAGATGGTCAGACTGCTTTCACAGATCAAATACCAACTCTCCCTCCTCCGCCTCATATTCTCTGTACGTCTGTTGGTATCTGTTGttgcatgtctgtctctttttctgtctgtttctttctttctttctttctttctttctgtgtttccccccgtctgtcttttatttccttctttaaCTGTACACACAGATCATGCAGGCTATGATGTATGCACAGCTGGTCTTGACAGAGCCGTCCAGGAAACGTGTGGTTTACAGATCCCCTGTTGACATACTGATTTGACTTGCCTTTCACTTTTGAGAGACCTGGAATTTTAACTGTGCATGGGGCTATTCAGGTCCGACTCAGCATGTTTGACCACGGTGGAAAACCGCTCAAAATATGCTGCgtcctgactgactgacttgcTGAATGGATATGTCACATAGTACATAAAGCTCAATCAAAAATCTTGGTTTCTATTCAGGCGTGCAACAGTCCCACACCTGCTCACACCATTTGTTATGAAGAATTTTGTATCATTAGTCTCGCTAAAATGCTATTCCACACCTCAGTTTTATGGAAACAATAATATCCTAGTTGTTAAGTTACAGGTGGAGCGTAAAGACATATATCTGAAGTTACGCCAGCCTTAAAGTTACAGCTTAGGGCCAAAAGCTATGTAATATAGTTTGGTCCACTTCTTACATGATCCAAAAGACAGGATTTTAATGGTTCAAACCAGTGAACTGTTACTTTGGGTTCAGAAGTAAATCATTTCCAAAGGATAGGATCCCCACATTCTTGGTTTCAGACTGtgcaataacacattttttggccacttggacaCAACATTGACAAAGTGTTTCTtatttacatatccagcagtTGCAGTCCAACATTACAATttatttgaagttgtgtttctggctacAAGATGaatttaaatccaatattcactttcattttagctcttgttttttgttctaTAAACTCCTcagggaaatatttggctctttatctgcagtctgttgtttggtgctggtcaggtagtgtacagtgccTGCTGCAGGGTCATGTATCATTATTatgaatagttcaacattttgggaaaaatgcttgtttgctttcttgtcaaAGGTTAGTTGAAAAGATTGATATCATTCTCATATCTGTCCTGTGCAGCAACAGCCAgcaactggttagcttagcataaagactggaaagacgGTGAAATGGCCAGGAGCTGTGAAATAGTCCAGCACTTAACCCCTGATAAAACTACcactttgtttttacactttggcttttgtacagattaaacaaacaagatattacGTGTTAAATACTGgcctttagaggtgctggtaggctagctgtttccttctgtttacagtctatatgctaagctaagctacccagctgcaggctgtagccttatattcaacagacatgagagtggtatcaatcttctcgtctaactcttggcaagaaagcaaattaaggtatttcccaaaatgtcgattTACATCACTCCAGTAATGTAGCGTTTGACGTCACTGGGCACTCCAATTGTGCTATTGTGCACTGTATGCCGTTTGATTTATGCAATAAACTACACGATCATTACATAATACTCACTGCAtcattaaacagagaaaacaaagtgcagAACACAAATCCAACAGAGTAGGATATGTCACTGGAGTGTAAATGTTAAATTGAATTAgccctgtgttttctctcacaaTTGAAGTGCACTGGGTTACAGTATGTGACCATATGGGCTCTGTCTAGCATTACTGTCACCCCTTATTTATTATCGTGAGGGAAGATGGCCCCGCTATGCCCCTCAAATCCTCTTAGCCAACATTTAgctgattgatttttttcctcctacCTCTATTCAGATTATCAATGTGATAAAAGCAGGAAGTTGTATATTATTAATGCTACTCAGTCTCGTGGGTGAATGGATGTACTGTACGTGAAAGAGATACATAAATGTTTCAGCTGTGGCCACGTCTGGAAGAATAATATCAAGGCAACGTTATCGAATTTAAAGGCAGAGCAAACCGAGTAACAGAAATGAATGATGTGAATGTGATTCAGTCTCTTCAGCAAATAACCTGTTACACATGGAGAGGGAGTGGATGATCAGTGAAATTAAAGTCGTCACCTCTTGTGATTGTAATGTAGAGGTTTGTGCTTATGAAGATTAATAATTTATCTACTTCTTCAATCAAATGGAAATTCCACACCTATAAGTAGCAGATGTCAGAAACAGGGCtcgcagcacaaacacattatattcattttttttgtttcacccCCTGCCTACTTAATTCCTACTGCAGGCCTCCATCACAGAAATCCACGATAATGGCTTTGACTCAGCAGAATAGTATTAAGCAGGTTCCCCATAAACAATGTATTCCACTTCAGGCTATAGAAACCACAAAGCAGGTTCAACAAACAAATCAGTTCTTTTGAACATGTGGTTTAGCTTGATGTTGTTTAAGACAGTCGGGTTAGCGGATTCCAACAGACCCTGTCCTATGTGTTCTCCAGATGGCACCCCACACTGTCTCTCACAGATTGTATACAGCTCTGAGATCCTTCATAAGTTCAgatgatccccccccccccccccatcctctccctctgaaCTATACTAAATGATGATCATGGAGATTATGCATTGGTAATTCCTGCCAGGTCTTTAAAATAATGCCCATGCTGTGTGCTTAATACTCAGTGGAGGGATTATGTAGACCCCTACATGTGGTGTTGTGGCTGCATACCTCCAGTCAGACTAAACCCAATCTGTTACAGATTTGGACTAAAGAAGAGAGGTGCAGCAAGCacaaggggtgggggtggagggcgGTGCTGTGCTGTATTCATGCTTTACAGTACATTCCAGTTCTTCTATATCATGGGGGATCAGAGCTAAACCTCCCTTTGGAGGCAGtatttttatctgtgtgtattAGGACGTTAAAAAAGAATCTTGGCTTGTGTCAAGGCTGTGcgctttattatttttttcttttcaattctcttttttttctactattttattttccctttgtGGTTGAGGCAAACCCAAATCCCCCTACAGTTTCTCCTTGAATGTGGGTCCAATTAAACACACATGTGGATTTTCATATTGAAGCTCATAAAAGGTAAACGCCAGCGatttacatcacatttacataaGCAATGCTAAGTACCTACACATGTGAGGTGTTAATATCTCTATCGAAAGCAGATGCTCATCACTATTCATTACTTTCACCCAATGTGTTTCATTGAGCAAGCTTCTCATAGTCACGCATGATTTTTGATATGTGTAAAATTCCATAACAGTATTATTTCCTATCAGGGAaggccaaaaatgtcaacatttgaaGGTATTTTAGGGGTCTGCCGagtctgttttctattttaaattGTGATTAGCTAATAAGGTGGCGTCCTTTGCACTTTACAACACTAACCTCATGATATATTCAGTATATCAGAGGCCATGTAGGACTTAAAGAACAAGTATGTCTGTTATTATGTGAATGTGTATAGCATGTGTGTAAACAATAAAGTTTGATTTACTGGTTCCTACACACATATGCCCATACATAAATGTAAGAGACCATTTGGCAATAAATGCTATTCTGTAGAGTTCAAAACCTGGCATGAATTGTCTAGTTTTACTTTATGATGCTTGCCCAGATCAGCCAACATTTGTAAAGGTTTGTGTGCTGTTATAATAGTCATTTATTATCGTGGCTATCAGTGATCAATCAAAGTGTGGCAATGCATGTATGGTTATAGATAAAAGAGTAAAGCCAGAAACTGTACCGTTAATTGGGAACGTAATAACAAAAAAGGCAGGTGATGTATGATTTAATGATCCATAAAAGTAAGAGATCCATAAAAGCAAATCTGTAGAGGAGAGTCAGAAAAGGatgccaattttttttttgccaatatCCTATAATGTAGGACTATTTGTATGGAAAATGGGACAAATTATTAATCtttccaaataaaaatattcGGACAGTTATAATAGCTGCAGTGTGTTCAGACGAGGCTGGAGCCGTCTCTGGTGTTCTGCTGTGTCCTGCTGCACCCTAGTggtgaaacaacagcaaagatTCATCCTCACAGTGAAGCAGGTGATTGTGAACGATTAAAAAACTGGATGAAGCggaatcaaatcaaacaatcaaacaaaaggaaacagaaggtgttgttgtaatttaaacaatttgcatttattcagtgtttatttccttaatccatttttcttttgcaaacaTTCTGCCAGCAGGTGAAGTTTACATGGATTT contains:
- the dpm3 gene encoding dolichol-phosphate mannosyltransferase subunit 3, which translates into the protein MTKLLEWLFGVSVVGAVWALVTFDLLDLSLPHTYREVAWPVPLYLLISFGCYSLATVGYRVATFNDCDEAAKELQEQIKEAKEDLRKKGLKM